In Pseudorasbora parva isolate DD20220531a chromosome 20, ASM2467924v1, whole genome shotgun sequence, a single window of DNA contains:
- the chrm2a gene encoding muscarinic acetylcholine receptor M2a isoform X2, with translation MDTMDTINFTFWNASEGNETMEKVDESPYKTVEVVFIVLVAGSLSLVTVIGNILVMLSIKVNRSLQTVNNYFLFSLACADLIIGLCSMNLYTVYIVIGYWPLGPVVCDLWLALDYVVSNASVMNLLIISFDRYFCVTKPLSYPVKRTTKMAGMMIAAAWVLSFILWAPAILFWQFIVGGRTVPEKECYIQFFSNAAVTFGTAIAAFYLPVIIMMVLYWQISRASKSRVKKDTRKPSGANLDVPSSNQIRENTPSKPTNNNLTAEETDRGQSQLTDDAANQHDAKLQNGKAPSTASGEADEAGRENCVPAEEKESSNDSTSGSANQKEEALPTRSADDNQAPARHRAKAGGSKLTCIKIITKSPKGDCYAPSNATVEIVPATERQNHVARKIVKMTKQPPKKKKAPSSREKKVTRTIMAILVAFVATWTPYNVMVLINTFCSSCIPNTVWTIGYWLCYINSTINPACYALCNITFKKTFKQLLLCQYKNIRSIR, from the coding sequence ATGGACACCATGGATACAATTAACTTCACCTTCTGGAACGCCTCCGAGGGCAACGAGACCATGGAGAAAGTGGACGAAAGCCCATATAAGACAGTGGAGGTGGTGTTCATTGTACTGGTGGCCGGCTCACTAAGTCTGGTGACCGTTATCGGCAACATCTTGGTCATGCTCTCCATCAAGGTAAACAGAAGCCTGCAGACTGTCAACAACTACTTCTTGTTTAGCCTGGCCTGTGCTGATCTTATCATTGGCCTTTGCTCTATGAACTTGTACACGGTCTACATTGTGATTGGATACTGGCCGCTCGGCCCGGTTGTGTGCGACTTGTGGTTGGCGCTAGACTACGTGGTTAGCAATGCCTCGGTCATGAACCTGCTTATTATCAGCTTTGATCGGTACTTTTGCGTCACCAAGCCGCTCAGCTACCCGGTGAAGAGGACAACCAAAATGGCAGGCATGATGATCGCCGCGGCATGGGTTTTGTCCTTCATCCTCTGGGCTCCGGCGATCCTATTCTGGCAGTTTATCGTTGGCGGACGCACAGTGCCAGAGAAGGAATGCTACATTCAATTCTTCTCAAACGCCGCGGTCACTTTTGGCACAGCTATAGCTGCTTTCTACCTGCCCGTTATTATCATGATGGTGCTGTACTGGCAGATATCCCGCGCTAGCAAGAGCCGTGTCAAGAAGGATACCCGCAAGCCATCGGGTGCCAACCTCGATGTGCCCTCTTCCAATCAGATCCGCGAAAACACGCCAAGCAAACCCACCAACAACAACCTAACAGCTGAAGAAACAGATCGAGGACAGAGCCAGCTAACAGATGACGCCGCCAACCAGCACGATGCCAAACTCCAGAATGGCAAAGCGCCATCTACGGCTAGCGGAGAAGCGGATGAAGCCGGACGAGAAAACTGCGTTCCTGCTGAAGAGAAAGAAAGCTCCAATGACTCCACCTCCGGCAGCGCCAATCAAAAGGAAGAGGCGTTGCCAACCAGATCCGCCGATGATAACCAGGCTCCGGCTCGGCACCGCGCCAAAGCCGGCGGCTCCAAACTAACGTGCATCAAGATCATCACCAAATCGCCAAAGGGAGACTGCTACGCACCTTCCAACGCCACCGTGGAAATAGTCCCCGCGACCGAAAGGCAAAACCACGTGGCGAGAAAAATCGTGAAGATGACCAAGCAGCCGCCCAAGAAGAAAAAAGCACCATCCTCTCGGGAAAAAAAGGTGACCCGCACCATCATGGCCATTTTGGTGGCGTTCGTAGCCACTTGGACGCCCTACAACGTCATGGTGCTCATCAACACCTTCTGCTCCAGCTGCATTCCCAACACCGTTTGGACCATCGGATACTGGCTCTGCTACATCAACAGCACCATCAACCCCGCCTGCTACGCCCTCTGCAACATCACCTTCAAAAAGACCTTCAAACAGCTGCTGCTCTGCCAGTACAAGAACATACGCTCCATCCGATGA
- the chrm2a gene encoding muscarinic acetylcholine receptor M2a isoform X1: MVNSLIVGIFRTASWVSKIIRPAHSKLTSMDTMDTINFTFWNASEGNETMEKVDESPYKTVEVVFIVLVAGSLSLVTVIGNILVMLSIKVNRSLQTVNNYFLFSLACADLIIGLCSMNLYTVYIVIGYWPLGPVVCDLWLALDYVVSNASVMNLLIISFDRYFCVTKPLSYPVKRTTKMAGMMIAAAWVLSFILWAPAILFWQFIVGGRTVPEKECYIQFFSNAAVTFGTAIAAFYLPVIIMMVLYWQISRASKSRVKKDTRKPSGANLDVPSSNQIRENTPSKPTNNNLTAEETDRGQSQLTDDAANQHDAKLQNGKAPSTASGEADEAGRENCVPAEEKESSNDSTSGSANQKEEALPTRSADDNQAPARHRAKAGGSKLTCIKIITKSPKGDCYAPSNATVEIVPATERQNHVARKIVKMTKQPPKKKKAPSSREKKVTRTIMAILVAFVATWTPYNVMVLINTFCSSCIPNTVWTIGYWLCYINSTINPACYALCNITFKKTFKQLLLCQYKNIRSIR; this comes from the coding sequence GTGTCGAAAATCATACGTCCTGCCCATAGTAAACTGACCAGCATGGACACCATGGATACAATTAACTTCACCTTCTGGAACGCCTCCGAGGGCAACGAGACCATGGAGAAAGTGGACGAAAGCCCATATAAGACAGTGGAGGTGGTGTTCATTGTACTGGTGGCCGGCTCACTAAGTCTGGTGACCGTTATCGGCAACATCTTGGTCATGCTCTCCATCAAGGTAAACAGAAGCCTGCAGACTGTCAACAACTACTTCTTGTTTAGCCTGGCCTGTGCTGATCTTATCATTGGCCTTTGCTCTATGAACTTGTACACGGTCTACATTGTGATTGGATACTGGCCGCTCGGCCCGGTTGTGTGCGACTTGTGGTTGGCGCTAGACTACGTGGTTAGCAATGCCTCGGTCATGAACCTGCTTATTATCAGCTTTGATCGGTACTTTTGCGTCACCAAGCCGCTCAGCTACCCGGTGAAGAGGACAACCAAAATGGCAGGCATGATGATCGCCGCGGCATGGGTTTTGTCCTTCATCCTCTGGGCTCCGGCGATCCTATTCTGGCAGTTTATCGTTGGCGGACGCACAGTGCCAGAGAAGGAATGCTACATTCAATTCTTCTCAAACGCCGCGGTCACTTTTGGCACAGCTATAGCTGCTTTCTACCTGCCCGTTATTATCATGATGGTGCTGTACTGGCAGATATCCCGCGCTAGCAAGAGCCGTGTCAAGAAGGATACCCGCAAGCCATCGGGTGCCAACCTCGATGTGCCCTCTTCCAATCAGATCCGCGAAAACACGCCAAGCAAACCCACCAACAACAACCTAACAGCTGAAGAAACAGATCGAGGACAGAGCCAGCTAACAGATGACGCCGCCAACCAGCACGATGCCAAACTCCAGAATGGCAAAGCGCCATCTACGGCTAGCGGAGAAGCGGATGAAGCCGGACGAGAAAACTGCGTTCCTGCTGAAGAGAAAGAAAGCTCCAATGACTCCACCTCCGGCAGCGCCAATCAAAAGGAAGAGGCGTTGCCAACCAGATCCGCCGATGATAACCAGGCTCCGGCTCGGCACCGCGCCAAAGCCGGCGGCTCCAAACTAACGTGCATCAAGATCATCACCAAATCGCCAAAGGGAGACTGCTACGCACCTTCCAACGCCACCGTGGAAATAGTCCCCGCGACCGAAAGGCAAAACCACGTGGCGAGAAAAATCGTGAAGATGACCAAGCAGCCGCCCAAGAAGAAAAAAGCACCATCCTCTCGGGAAAAAAAGGTGACCCGCACCATCATGGCCATTTTGGTGGCGTTCGTAGCCACTTGGACGCCCTACAACGTCATGGTGCTCATCAACACCTTCTGCTCCAGCTGCATTCCCAACACCGTTTGGACCATCGGATACTGGCTCTGCTACATCAACAGCACCATCAACCCCGCCTGCTACGCCCTCTGCAACATCACCTTCAAAAAGACCTTCAAACAGCTGCTGCTCTGCCAGTACAAGAACATACGCTCCATCCGATGA